The bacterium genome segment CTGCAAACCGCCCGAAGGATTTACTCAACGCCAAGACCCAACGCGAGTTATTGCAGATCAAGGCGCCTCTGTCCGGCACTGTGGCGGCCATTCATTTTAAAGTCGGCGAGGCGGTGAGCTTGGCTACGGTATTAGCGGACTTGGTTGACATGGATCGCCTGGACATCGCTATCCGTGTGCCCAGCCTGGAAGCCTTTGCGCTTCGTTTGGGACAATCGGCGGAAATCAGCATCGGCGCGGCAGAGAGCGCCCCGATTCAACAGGGAAAACTGGCCTTTATCGGCGCTCAGGTCGATCCGCTCACCGATACCGTATTGGTTCGGGCCACTCTAAGCAAGGCCGCCGGCTTCCGGCCCGGCCAATTCGTCAATGTGCGCATCGTCGTCGAAGAGCACTCTGAGCGCTTGGCGGTTCCGATTGAAAGCGTGGTGACCAGAGACGGCAGCAGTTTAATTACCGTGGTTGACGGCGACAATGCCAAACAAAAGATCATCAAACCGGGTTTACGCGACGGAAATCTCATTGAAGTATCGGGCGAGGATTTAGAGGAAGGCACGACTATCGTGACCCAGGGCGTTTACGGCTTGCCGCCTGAAACGCGTATCCGGGTGCTGAAGTAATGCACATAAGACACGAAGGATACGAAGAAAAAACTTTGTATCCTCTGGGTTCTCGGCAAGGGCTTCAAGCGTTGTTTAACCAGCCGTTCGTGGTTGGCTCATCAATCCGCATACGTTGATGCTCATGAATAAAATGAAATGACGCGCACTTCTACCTCCGGCTCTTTTGCAACTCGCCACGGCCTGGTCATTGCCTTCCTTTGTGTCGCACTGTGCTTGGCCGGTGCCTACGCGGCGCTGGGTATGCCTTCATCAATCTTCCCCCAGACCGATTTCCCGCGGGTAGTCATCCTGATCGACAACGGAGTGATGCCCGCCAACGAGATGATGGCGACCATCACCCGCCCAGTCGAAGAGGCAATGAAAGACATTCCCGGCGTGCGCACCGTGCGTTCGAAAACCGGGCGCGGCTCGGCGGAAATCAACGTGTTTTTCACCTGGCAAACGGATATGGTACAGGCGGAGCTGTTCGTGCAGGGTCGGCTTGCGGTCGTGCAAAAAACGCTACCGGCGACCGCAAGCTCGGCGGTTTGGCGGCTCACTTTTGCCGCCTTTCCGGTGGTCGGCCTGAGCCTTACCGGACCCGCACATTCGCTGACCGAACTATGGGAAACGGCGCGTTACACGATTGGCCCTCGCTTGCTGCGCATACCCGGCGTGGCCCGCACCGGCATTGTCGGCGGGCGGGCGCCGGAATATCACGTTATTGTCGATCCGTTACGCTTGCAAGCCGTAAATCTGAGTCTCGCTCAAGTCACCGATGCATTGGTCAGGAACAACCTGATCGCACCGACCGGCATGCTGGAGGAAGATTACAAACTCTACCTGACGGTGGTCGATGGCCGCGTTCATACTGTCGAAGACATAGAAAACCTGACCGTCTCGGTTACCGGCAACACGCCGCTTGCCGGGGCCGTACAAGCGGTTGCAAGCGGCGCTCATCCGATCCGCATCAAGGATTTTGCACGGGTTGAGCGCAGCCAGGAACCGGCCTTCAACATCGTCACCGCGAACGGCGTTAATGCTGTCCTACTCAATATCTACAGCCAGCCGGACGGCAGTACCCTCGACATCGCCAGGCAACTGAAACAGGAACTGGAATCGCTAAAAAAAGCCTTGCCGCCGGGTATGCAAGCGTCGGTTTTCTACGACCAATCGCTGTTGGTGGGCGACTCCATCCGGAGCGTTTGGGAAGCCATTCTTTTGGGGCTGATACTTTCCGTCGTCATTCTTTACGTGTTCCTGAAAAATTGGGGGGCGACCTTGATCGCCGCCGTGGTGATTCCGGCCACGGTCTTGATTACCCTGCTGATGCTGCGCATCATGGGACTGGGTTTTAACTTAATGACGCTAGGCGGCATCGCCGCCGCCATCGGCCTGATTATCGATGACGCCATTGTGGTGGTGGAAGCCGTTCATACCAAAATTACCGCAGGCGAACAACGCCTGCCGGCGGTGCAGCAGACCTTGGCGGACATTTTCCGGCCGTTGCTGGCTTCGACGCTGACGCCGGTGGTGGTGTTTATACCGCTGGCGTTTCTGGACGGTGTTGCAGGCTGTTTTTTCCGGGCCTTGGCCTTGACGATGGTGGTGTCGCTGCTGACCTCGCTGGTGCTGGCCGTCACGCTGATTCCGTCGCTCGCAGCTTGGTGGATGCCGACTGACGGCCAGTCACCGTCCAGCGCTAAAGCAAATTGGCTGGAACGCCTGATTCAAAACTACGAAAAGGTGTTGCGCACGGCACTCAAGCAGACCGGGAAAGTTCTGACCGGCTGCGTGTTGATTTTGGCGTTGGGAGTCTGGCTATACGGACAACTGGAAAGCGAATTCCTGCCGTTTATGGATGAAGGCGGCTTCGTGCTCGATTACCGCGCGCCGTGGGGCACCAGCTTGGCAGAAACCGACCGGCAATTGCGCCAGGCCGAAACCCTCCTGCGCGCCATGCCGGAGTTGGAAAGCTATTCGCGGCGCACCGGCGCGCGGCTGGCCTTGGGTATTTCGCAAGCGCACATGGGCGATTTTTTGGTCAAATTAAAACCGCAACGGCAACGGAAAACCGACGAGGTCGTTGCCGATCTGCGCAAGCAGCTTCATGTTGCCGTACCCGGAATCGAGTGGGAGTTTGCAGGCATTCTTAACGACCTGATCGGCGATTTGACCTGGTCGCCCCGGCCTATCGAGATCAAGCTTTTCTCCACCGATGTCGAATGGCTCAAGCAAAAAGCGCCGCAAGTCGAAGCCGAACTTAAGAAAATCGGCGGCGTCGTCGATACTTTCGACGGCCTGGAAACCACCGGCCCTTCATTGAATTTGCATGTGCGCGACAGTGACGCGCAACGCTTCGGCCTGACCGTCAACGATGTGGCCTTGGCGGTCGGCACCGCGATGCTCGGGCAAAAAGCCTCCTATGTGTTGGAAGGCGACCGGGT includes the following:
- a CDS encoding efflux RND transporter periplasmic adaptor subunit, translating into ANRPKDLLNAKTQRELLQIKAPLSGTVAAIHFKVGEAVSLATVLADLVDMDRLDIAIRVPSLEAFALRLGQSAEISIGAAESAPIQQGKLAFIGAQVDPLTDTVLVRATLSKAAGFRPGQFVNVRIVVEEHSERLAVPIESVVTRDGSSLITVVDGDNAKQKIIKPGLRDGNLIEVSGEDLEEGTTIVTQGVYGLPPETRIRVLK
- a CDS encoding efflux RND transporter permease subunit gives rise to the protein MTRTSTSGSFATRHGLVIAFLCVALCLAGAYAALGMPSSIFPQTDFPRVVILIDNGVMPANEMMATITRPVEEAMKDIPGVRTVRSKTGRGSAEINVFFTWQTDMVQAELFVQGRLAVVQKTLPATASSAVWRLTFAAFPVVGLSLTGPAHSLTELWETARYTIGPRLLRIPGVARTGIVGGRAPEYHVIVDPLRLQAVNLSLAQVTDALVRNNLIAPTGMLEEDYKLYLTVVDGRVHTVEDIENLTVSVTGNTPLAGAVQAVASGAHPIRIKDFARVERSQEPAFNIVTANGVNAVLLNIYSQPDGSTLDIARQLKQELESLKKALPPGMQASVFYDQSLLVGDSIRSVWEAILLGLILSVVILYVFLKNWGATLIAAVVIPATVLITLLMLRIMGLGFNLMTLGGIAAAIGLIIDDAIVVVEAVHTKITAGEQRLPAVQQTLADIFRPLLASTLTPVVVFIPLAFLDGVAGCFFRALALTMVVSLLTSLVLAVTLIPSLAAWWMPTDGQSPSSAKANWLERLIQNYEKVLRTALKQTGKVLTGCVLILALGVWLYGQLESEFLPFMDEGGFVLDYRAPWGTSLAETDRQLRQAETLLRAMPELESYSRRTGARLALGISQAHMGDFLVKLKPQRQRKTDEVVADLRKQLHVAVPGIEWEFAGILNDLIGDLTWSPRPIEIKLFSTDVEWLKQKAPQVEAELKKIGGVVDTFDGLETTGPSLNLHVRDSDAQRFGLTVNDVALAVGTAMLGQKASYVLEGDRVVNIRVSMNTDTTGQIANLRELPLRSLDGRTVKLSQVADVATEPGQLELHREDLRQLVAVSARLENRDLGSAIAEIKAKLGRDQTLPPGVLEFGGLYQQQQESFHNLLVVL